One window of Candidatus Macondimonas diazotrophica genomic DNA carries:
- a CDS encoding bifunctional sulfate adenylyltransferase/adenylylsulfate kinase has translation MSELISPHGGVLKQLYLDGDSRQRMRDQARTYPGWHLTPRQLCDLELLLNGGFSPLEGFMGQADYAAVLADMRLADGTLWPMPITLDVDATFADKLSIGDWIGLHDPEGVLIAVMRVDERWQPDFGAEGEAIFGTRDEAHPGVAYLLHRSHPVYIGGPVHGLDAPTHYDFKSRRHTPAELRALFDKLGWRRIVAFQTRNPMHRAHQELTIRAAREAEANLLIQPVVGMTKPGDIDYYTRVRCYEQLLKRYPEQTTQLSLLPLAMRMGGPREALWHAIIRKNHGCTHFIVGRDHAGPGKDSQGRDFYGPYDAQELVAQHEAELGITMVPFQEMVYVENRAQYAPGNEVQPGETVLNISGTEFRRRLREGADIPEWFSYPEVVAELKRSYPPRQQQGFTVFFTGLSGSGKSTIANALMVKLMEMGGRPVTLLDGDLVRKHLSSELGFSKEHRNLNILRIGYVAAEITKHRGIAVCAPIAPYRETRRQVREMVQAGGGFIEVHVATPLEVCEARDRKGLYAKARAGLIPEFTGISDPYEVPEQPELVIDTRDCSADEAAQRVLLKLESLGYIG, from the coding sequence ATGTCTGAACTCATCTCTCCACACGGCGGTGTTCTCAAACAACTCTATCTCGACGGTGACTCGCGCCAGAGAATGCGGGATCAGGCGCGCACCTACCCGGGCTGGCACCTGACGCCTCGTCAGCTGTGCGACCTGGAATTGCTGCTCAACGGCGGCTTCTCTCCGCTTGAAGGCTTCATGGGGCAGGCCGATTACGCGGCGGTACTCGCCGACATGCGACTTGCCGACGGAACCTTGTGGCCCATGCCGATCACTTTGGATGTCGATGCGACCTTCGCCGACAAGCTCTCGATCGGCGACTGGATCGGGCTGCACGACCCCGAGGGCGTACTGATCGCCGTGATGCGTGTCGACGAGCGCTGGCAGCCGGACTTCGGCGCCGAGGGCGAAGCCATCTTCGGGACACGCGATGAGGCCCATCCCGGTGTTGCGTATCTGCTGCACCGCAGTCATCCGGTCTATATCGGCGGTCCGGTTCATGGCCTGGATGCACCAACCCATTATGACTTCAAAAGCCGCCGCCACACCCCGGCCGAATTGCGCGCGCTGTTCGACAAGCTGGGCTGGCGCCGCATCGTGGCGTTCCAGACGCGCAATCCCATGCATCGCGCGCACCAGGAACTGACCATCCGCGCCGCACGTGAAGCCGAGGCCAATCTCCTCATCCAGCCCGTGGTCGGCATGACCAAACCAGGCGACATCGACTATTACACCCGGGTGCGCTGCTATGAGCAGTTGCTCAAACGCTACCCGGAGCAGACCACCCAGCTCAGCCTGTTGCCGCTGGCGATGCGCATGGGCGGCCCGCGCGAGGCGCTGTGGCACGCCATCATCCGCAAGAACCACGGCTGTACGCATTTCATCGTGGGCCGGGATCATGCCGGCCCCGGCAAGGACAGCCAGGGGCGCGATTTCTACGGCCCTTATGACGCCCAGGAACTCGTGGCACAACACGAAGCGGAATTGGGTATCACCATGGTTCCGTTCCAGGAAATGGTTTACGTCGAGAATCGTGCTCAGTACGCACCCGGCAACGAGGTTCAGCCCGGGGAAACGGTACTCAACATCTCCGGCACAGAATTCCGCCGCCGACTTCGCGAAGGCGCCGATATCCCCGAATGGTTCTCCTATCCGGAGGTCGTTGCCGAACTCAAACGCAGCTACCCGCCTCGCCAGCAACAAGGCTTCACCGTGTTCTTCACCGGCCTGTCGGGTTCCGGAAAATCCACCATCGCCAATGCGCTCATGGTCAAACTCATGGAAATGGGCGGCCGGCCGGTCACCCTGCTGGATGGCGACCTGGTACGCAAGCACCTGTCCAGCGAGTTGGGATTCTCCAAGGAGCATCGCAACCTCAACATCCTGCGCATCGGCTATGTCGCCGCGGAAATCACCAAGCACCGCGGCATCGCGGTATGCGCGCCCATCGCCCCCTATCGAGAAACGCGGCGTCAGGTGCGCGAGATGGTGCAGGCGGGCGGTGGCTTCATCGAAGTGCATGTCGCCACGCCCCTCGAGGTGTGCGAAGCGCGTGACCGCAAGGGACTCTATGCCAAGGCGCGTGCCGGGCTGATTCCCGAGTTCACCGGCATTTCCGATCCCTATGAAGTGCCGGAACAACCGGAGCTGGTGATCGATACCCGGGATTGCTCGGCCGATGAGGCCGCACAGCGCGTGCTGCTGAAGCTGGAGAGCCTGGGGTACATCGGCTGA
- the ilvE gene encoding branched-chain-amino-acid transaminase: MSDQAICWLDGHLIPAAEASVSVFDHGLLYGDGVFEGIRFYHRRVFRLAAHLHRLADSARVLALELPLDTAGFGAAIAQTIAATPWESGYLRLVVTRGVGALGLDPRSCSQPCMFIIADRLKLMAEDSHRGARLIIAATRRLGADGLDPRIKSLNYLNPILARLEANHAGADEAIMLNTAGRVAEGTADNVFIVRERQLFTPPVTEGALDGVTRGILMELAAAAGIRAAERPLSPYDLYTADECFLTGTAAEVVPVAEIDGRPLRQCPGPVYTELSTRFQALIDEETRESS, translated from the coding sequence ATGTCTGATCAGGCCATTTGTTGGCTGGATGGCCACCTGATTCCCGCAGCCGAGGCTTCGGTCTCTGTATTCGATCATGGCCTGCTGTATGGCGACGGTGTGTTCGAGGGCATCCGGTTTTATCACCGGCGCGTCTTTCGCCTGGCGGCGCACCTGCACCGCTTGGCCGATTCGGCTCGCGTCCTGGCACTGGAGCTGCCGTTGGATACCGCTGGATTCGGCGCCGCCATTGCGCAGACCATTGCCGCGACTCCATGGGAATCGGGCTACCTGCGTCTCGTGGTGACCCGCGGGGTGGGTGCACTCGGGCTGGATCCGCGTAGCTGTTCGCAGCCTTGTATGTTCATCATTGCGGACCGCTTGAAACTGATGGCGGAGGACAGTCATCGCGGCGCGCGGCTGATCATCGCCGCCACTCGCCGGCTCGGTGCGGATGGTCTTGATCCGAGGATCAAAAGCCTCAACTACCTCAACCCCATTCTGGCGCGACTGGAAGCCAACCATGCCGGCGCCGACGAAGCGATCATGCTCAATACGGCCGGCCGAGTCGCCGAGGGCACGGCAGACAACGTGTTCATCGTCCGCGAGCGGCAACTGTTCACTCCGCCGGTCACCGAAGGCGCCCTCGATGGCGTAACCCGTGGAATCCTGATGGAACTGGCCGCTGCCGCAGGCATTCGGGCAGCCGAACGCCCGCTGTCGCCCTACGATCTTTATACCGCCGATGAATGCTTTCTCACCGGTACCGCGGCCGAGGTGGTGCCGGTCGCCGAAATCGACGGCCGGCCGCTTCGGCAGTGTCCAGGGCCGGTCTACACCGAGCTGAGCACGCGCTTTCAAGCGCTCATCGATGAAGAAACCCGGGAGTCATCATAA
- a CDS encoding nuclear transport factor 2 family protein — protein MIESAFAHRFTGEWVRAWNQHDIDAVLTQCSEDIELIVSHGASAGTPLRGKRRVGAHWARVLTPPSLTVSLSLFIEPIVIAVGIDSVTLIHEDRGRRGAQTFHFDRDGLVKQAVMFRRARRIPGPCDA, from the coding sequence ATGATCGAAAGCGCCTTTGCCCATCGTTTCACTGGCGAGTGGGTGCGTGCGTGGAACCAGCATGATATCGATGCCGTTCTCACGCAGTGCTCGGAAGATATCGAGCTTATCGTGTCGCATGGTGCCTCGGCCGGTACGCCATTGCGCGGCAAGCGCCGGGTGGGCGCTCACTGGGCGCGAGTCTTGACGCCGCCATCGCTCACGGTGAGCCTGAGCCTGTTCATCGAACCGATCGTCATCGCGGTGGGTATTGACAGCGTGACCCTGATTCACGAAGACCGTGGTCGGCGGGGCGCTCAGACCTTCCACTTCGACCGGGATGGTCTGGTGAAGCAGGCCGTGATGTTTCGGCGCGCCCGCCGTATCCCAGGACCCTGTGATGCGTGA
- the sppA gene encoding signal peptide peptidase SppA, with protein MNQNPSLIRRVVRRAGWIIDGLRRWLSRLMFVGFVLVVVVLLRTDLAIQVPNNAALVLKLQGVLVEQSQQDPFQKAVDEALGAPVRETRVRDLLRALNQAADDLRIKTVVLDFSHFEGGELSKLVQIADALQRFKTSGKPVYAYADQYTQSAYLLAAQASEIHMHPMGQVGIEGFSTYPFYFRDLIDKIGLDVNVFRVGEFKSAVEPFIRNDMSESAREANRVWLEDLWAVYKQAVASARSVNPDAIQSYADQLAERLVQTAGDGAQLALQEKLVDALSHRDEFIGRVRRTADPDEFDGFKSIDQNAYLLAVGEQPPSHRGKPTVAILVASGAIVEGDAAPGTVSGDAFADQIRQARLDDAVKAVVVRIDSPGGSAFASEVIRRELDLTRQSGKPVVVSMGSVAASGGYWIATAADRILASPATLTGSIGVFGILPTYQDTLAKLGVHVDGVGTTALAGALRADRKLNPAVGQAIQAMVERTYQDFLLRVADARDLPVETVATLAEGRVWSGSDAVRLQLVDGFGEIDEAVTAAAELANLAGQYQTRYLEPDLTLSEYILGRMQGVSVLTRGLVAVLPPELGPIVQGWLKTAGQQAGRAQSGIYAFCLCGRPGYN; from the coding sequence ATGAATCAGAACCCTTCCTTGATCCGCCGTGTTGTCCGTCGTGCCGGATGGATCATCGATGGTCTGCGGCGCTGGTTGTCGCGGCTGATGTTTGTGGGGTTTGTACTGGTCGTTGTCGTGCTGCTCCGCACCGATCTGGCGATTCAAGTCCCGAACAACGCGGCATTGGTTCTGAAGCTGCAAGGCGTGCTGGTAGAACAGTCCCAGCAGGACCCCTTTCAGAAGGCAGTCGACGAGGCGCTCGGCGCGCCGGTCCGCGAAACCCGTGTGCGAGATCTGCTGCGCGCATTGAATCAGGCGGCTGATGATCTCCGTATCAAAACGGTGGTGCTGGATTTCAGCCACTTCGAGGGGGGCGAGCTGTCCAAGCTGGTCCAGATCGCCGATGCCCTGCAGCGATTCAAGACCTCCGGAAAGCCGGTGTACGCCTACGCCGATCAGTACACGCAATCGGCATACCTGCTGGCTGCCCAAGCCAGCGAGATCCACATGCACCCCATGGGACAGGTGGGAATCGAGGGGTTTTCGACCTACCCGTTCTACTTCCGGGATCTGATCGATAAAATCGGCCTGGATGTCAATGTGTTCAGGGTGGGCGAATTCAAGTCGGCGGTCGAGCCGTTCATCCGCAACGACATGTCCGAGTCCGCGCGGGAAGCCAACCGTGTCTGGCTGGAAGACCTGTGGGCGGTCTATAAACAAGCCGTTGCCAGCGCTCGCTCTGTCAATCCCGATGCGATCCAGTCCTATGCCGATCAGCTCGCCGAACGATTGGTCCAGACCGCCGGTGACGGTGCCCAGTTGGCGTTGCAGGAAAAGCTGGTCGATGCGCTAAGTCATCGCGATGAGTTCATCGGTCGCGTGCGTCGGACTGCAGATCCCGATGAGTTCGATGGGTTCAAGAGCATTGATCAAAACGCCTATCTGCTCGCCGTTGGGGAGCAGCCACCGAGCCATCGCGGAAAACCCACGGTGGCAATCCTGGTGGCGTCTGGGGCCATTGTCGAGGGTGATGCAGCGCCGGGCACCGTGAGCGGTGATGCATTTGCCGATCAGATTCGTCAGGCGCGACTGGATGATGCGGTCAAAGCGGTGGTGGTCCGCATCGATAGCCCAGGCGGTAGCGCCTTTGCTTCCGAGGTCATTCGCCGTGAACTGGATCTGACCCGTCAGAGCGGGAAGCCCGTGGTGGTATCGATGGGGAGCGTGGCGGCTTCAGGCGGATACTGGATCGCGACGGCGGCCGATCGCATACTGGCGTCGCCGGCGACACTAACGGGCTCGATTGGTGTGTTCGGCATCTTGCCGACCTATCAAGACACACTGGCCAAGCTGGGTGTGCATGTCGATGGCGTGGGAACCACTGCCTTAGCCGGCGCGCTGCGCGCTGATCGCAAGCTCAATCCAGCAGTGGGACAGGCGATCCAGGCCATGGTCGAGCGCACGTACCAAGATTTCCTGCTGCGGGTCGCAGATGCGCGCGATTTGCCGGTGGAAACGGTCGCCACGCTGGCCGAAGGGCGCGTCTGGAGCGGATCGGATGCCGTCAGACTTCAGCTGGTCGACGGGTTCGGCGAAATCGACGAGGCGGTGACGGCAGCGGCGGAACTCGCCAATCTTGCCGGGCAATACCAGACTCGCTATCTGGAACCTGATCTCACGCTGAGTGAATACATTCTGGGCCGTATGCAAGGGGTCAGCGTATTGACGCGGGGGCTTGTGGCTGTGCTTCCGCCGGAGCTGGGACCGATCGTGCAAGGCTGGCTGAAAACAGCGGGGCAACAGGCCGGCCGCGCGCAGAGTGGGATCTATGCCTTTTGTCTGTGCGGCCGACCGGGTTATAACTGA
- a CDS encoding PhzF family phenazine biosynthesis protein, which yields MGLEFHCVDAFTDTPYQGAPILVFPQADGLVEAQMRRIAREFGYSDTVFLQTADRVNQWHMHLFGSRGTPQPFAGHPLVAAGATLIHSGTLPAVDGETAFKFRLPIGEVDLQVRCESGKVMHSAFRMDCDLAVDAYVPSTADIAAILSLPDGDFIGMSGHVPLNLMGPMSCFIVPLNDTATLRQASFDRAAWARSSATATLPPQLLAIAPAGMQADGTLRLEARLFGLDISAQEDPPIGSAMPALASFMALSEPADPLRFVAIRGSGHGRLSTLEVEARRSGQTVMEVRVGGAVTPIAQGQVMID from the coding sequence ATGGGTCTCGAATTTCATTGCGTGGATGCATTCACCGATACACCCTATCAAGGAGCACCGATCCTGGTCTTCCCGCAAGCCGACGGGCTGGTGGAAGCGCAAATGCGCCGCATCGCCCGCGAATTCGGCTATTCGGACACCGTCTTCCTGCAAACCGCGGACCGCGTGAACCAATGGCACATGCATCTTTTCGGTTCACGCGGAACCCCCCAGCCGTTCGCTGGCCATCCGCTGGTAGCCGCCGGAGCGACCCTGATTCATTCCGGCACGCTCCCGGCCGTTGACGGCGAAACCGCCTTCAAGTTCCGCTTGCCAATCGGCGAGGTGGATCTTCAGGTTCGCTGTGAATCCGGCAAGGTGATGCACAGCGCCTTCCGGATGGACTGCGATCTGGCGGTGGACGCTTACGTTCCCAGCACTGCGGATATCGCCGCCATCCTGAGTCTTCCTGACGGCGATTTTATCGGCATGTCGGGGCATGTTCCCCTGAACCTGATGGGACCGATGTCCTGTTTCATCGTTCCCCTGAATGACACGGCGACACTCCGACAGGCATCGTTCGATCGCGCGGCATGGGCGCGGTCAAGTGCCACCGCGACACTGCCGCCACAGCTGCTCGCCATCGCGCCTGCCGGCATGCAGGCCGATGGAACGCTGCGCCTCGAGGCCCGCCTGTTCGGGCTTGATATCAGTGCACAGGAAGATCCACCCATCGGTTCGGCAATGCCTGCCCTGGCGAGCTTCATGGCGCTCTCGGAGCCAGCCGACCCGCTGCGCTTCGTGGCAATACGCGGCTCCGGGCACGGCCGCCTCAGCACGCTCGAGGTCGAAGCCCGCCGCAGCGGGCAGACGGTCATGGAAGTCCGTGTCGGCGGCGCTGTCACCCCCATCGCGCAAGGGCAGGTGATGATCGACTGA
- a CDS encoding SLC13 family permease has product MDWAAWMTLAIVAGMVGTLIFSRLAADAVFLGAVTVLMISGIITPKEAFSGFGNEGLITVGVLCVVAVALEETGGIHWLVQNVLRKPFSFRHALWRTMAPTAVFSAFLNNTPQVSMMIPAINSWAKKFNLPASKLLLPMNYATILGGTCALIGTSTNLVISSMLIGENIHLSLFSIAPVGIPVAIVGILFLLFFTDRLLPDRRPTISQLADPREYSVEMLVEAAGPLVGQTIEQAGLRHLPGLYLAEIDRTGQILAAVSPQETLQAGDRLLFVGIVDSVVELQKIHGLVPATEQVFKLDGPRSGRCLVEAVVSGQGPLSGKSIRDIGFRRRYNAVVIAVARSGQRLDQKIGDIELERGDTLLLEARPNFFEEHRNSRHFLLVRRIEDSSPPRHDHARRAILIMLGMVLTAAFGIFSMLEAALLAAGLMIATGCVSPETARRSIDWPTLIVIGASFGLSAALEKTGAARAVTETLLTLTGPGPISNLVMIYVVTAVMTNIITNNAAAALMFPFAVSVANNLEVSLLPFGIAIMMGASAAYATPMGYQTNLMVMGPGGYRFIDYLRLGLPLTFITSIVTLLLIPQIWSF; this is encoded by the coding sequence ATGGATTGGGCTGCGTGGATGACGCTTGCCATCGTTGCCGGCATGGTCGGAACGCTGATTTTTTCGCGCCTGGCTGCCGATGCGGTTTTCCTGGGGGCGGTTACCGTGCTGATGATCTCCGGCATCATTACGCCCAAGGAAGCCTTTTCCGGTTTCGGAAACGAAGGTCTGATCACCGTTGGCGTACTGTGCGTCGTGGCCGTGGCGCTCGAGGAAACCGGCGGCATCCACTGGCTGGTGCAGAACGTTCTCCGCAAACCCTTCTCGTTTCGCCATGCCCTCTGGCGCACTATGGCGCCGACTGCCGTATTCAGCGCATTTTTGAACAACACCCCCCAAGTCTCCATGATGATTCCGGCGATCAACAGCTGGGCCAAGAAGTTCAACCTGCCGGCATCCAAGCTGCTGCTTCCCATGAACTACGCCACCATCCTCGGCGGAACCTGCGCGCTGATCGGAACCAGCACGAATCTGGTGATCTCGAGCATGCTCATTGGTGAGAACATCCACCTCAGCTTGTTCAGCATCGCGCCGGTCGGCATTCCGGTCGCCATCGTTGGCATCCTTTTCCTGCTGTTCTTTACGGACCGCTTGCTGCCGGATCGACGCCCCACCATCAGCCAGCTTGCCGATCCACGCGAATACAGCGTTGAAATGCTGGTCGAAGCAGCTGGCCCGCTCGTGGGACAGACCATCGAGCAGGCGGGACTCCGTCATCTGCCCGGGCTTTATCTTGCGGAGATCGACCGCACCGGCCAGATTTTAGCGGCCGTCTCACCGCAGGAAACGCTTCAGGCCGGCGACCGGCTTCTGTTCGTCGGTATCGTCGATTCGGTGGTCGAACTTCAGAAGATCCATGGGCTGGTTCCCGCCACAGAACAGGTGTTCAAACTCGACGGCCCCCGATCGGGCCGTTGCCTGGTCGAGGCCGTTGTCTCGGGTCAGGGGCCGCTTTCCGGCAAGAGCATCCGCGATATCGGTTTTCGACGCCGCTACAATGCGGTCGTCATTGCCGTCGCGCGCAGTGGCCAGCGTCTTGATCAGAAAATCGGGGACATCGAACTCGAACGCGGTGATACCTTGCTGCTGGAGGCACGCCCCAATTTCTTCGAGGAGCATCGCAACTCGCGGCATTTTCTGCTGGTGCGGCGCATCGAGGATTCAAGCCCCCCGCGACACGACCACGCCCGCCGCGCGATCCTCATCATGCTCGGCATGGTCCTAACCGCGGCGTTCGGCATCTTCAGCATGCTGGAAGCCGCCTTGTTGGCAGCAGGCCTGATGATCGCGACCGGTTGCGTCAGCCCTGAGACCGCCCGTCGCAGCATCGATTGGCCAACCCTCATCGTGATTGGTGCCTCTTTTGGTCTGAGCGCCGCGCTGGAGAAAACCGGGGCCGCACGCGCCGTGACTGAAACATTGCTGACCTTGACCGGACCGGGGCCGATCAGCAACCTTGTGATGATTTATGTCGTGACGGCAGTGATGACCAATATCATCACCAACAATGCCGCCGCAGCGCTGATGTTCCCATTTGCCGTCAGCGTGGCGAACAACCTCGAGGTGAGTCTGCTACCTTTCGGCATCGCGATCATGATGGGCGCTTCGGCCGCATACGCCACGCCCATGGGCTACCAGACGAATTTGATGGTGATGGGCCCGGGGGGCTACCGGTTCATCGACTACTTGCGGCTGGGTCTCCCGCTGACATTCATCACGTCAATCGTTACGCTCTTGTTGATTCCCCAGATTTGGTCCTTCTGA
- a CDS encoding malic enzyme-like NAD(P)-binding protein gives MKIPEILIIESAHKPGSLGKILTVIGEAGIVVEHLNALRRDQDQTIWEITLEMDPETDHGVIDKLNELPNAKIIGRSDRIMDRHRDGKIRMTSRLPLSSIQQLRDIYTPGVARVSLAIQKDPTLQWEYTALRHTVAIVTNGTAVLGLGDVGVAAALPVMEGKSALFAKLIGISGIPILIDEKDPDRLIDTICAIAPSFGAIQLEDIAAPLCFEVEEGLKARLDRPVMHDDQHGTAVVTLAALINAAARVDVDLRDSVVGQIGLGAAGIGIARLLRSYGVKRVLGTDLRDYAVERLERSGGEGRSLEALMAEADIVVATTGVPGLIKPEFVRPGQIILALSNPDPEISPRKALQHGAIFAADGGSVNNALGFPGLFRGALDACATRFTDEMLFAAAHTLASLAPADALVPYVLDPEVHAKVAEAVREAALGPASRGTMHLSI, from the coding sequence ATGAAAATCCCTGAGATCCTTATCATCGAATCTGCCCATAAACCTGGCAGTCTGGGAAAAATCCTCACGGTCATCGGCGAAGCCGGCATCGTGGTGGAGCATCTCAACGCCCTTCGCCGCGATCAGGACCAGACCATCTGGGAAATCACCCTGGAAATGGATCCGGAAACGGATCATGGGGTGATCGACAAGCTCAACGAGCTGCCGAATGCCAAGATCATCGGTCGATCCGACCGCATCATGGATCGCCATCGAGATGGCAAGATTCGGATGACGTCGCGCTTACCGCTTTCCTCCATCCAGCAGCTGCGCGACATCTATACCCCTGGCGTGGCACGGGTGTCGCTGGCCATCCAGAAAGACCCGACCTTGCAGTGGGAATACACGGCGCTCAGACACACGGTGGCCATCGTCACCAACGGCACGGCCGTACTCGGCTTGGGCGATGTCGGCGTTGCGGCCGCCTTGCCCGTGATGGAGGGGAAATCGGCGCTATTCGCCAAGTTGATCGGCATCAGCGGCATCCCTATCCTGATCGACGAGAAAGATCCGGATCGGCTCATCGACACCATCTGTGCCATCGCGCCCTCCTTTGGTGCGATCCAGCTCGAGGACATCGCTGCGCCATTGTGCTTCGAGGTGGAAGAAGGGCTGAAAGCCCGTCTCGATCGGCCCGTCATGCATGATGATCAACATGGAACGGCTGTGGTGACCTTGGCCGCATTGATCAACGCGGCCGCCCGCGTGGATGTCGATCTGCGCGACAGTGTCGTCGGTCAGATCGGACTCGGCGCCGCAGGGATCGGGATCGCCCGCTTGCTGCGCAGTTATGGCGTCAAACGCGTGCTGGGGACCGATCTGCGGGATTATGCGGTGGAACGTCTGGAGCGTTCCGGCGGCGAAGGACGCAGTCTCGAGGCCCTGATGGCGGAGGCCGACATCGTGGTGGCCACCACGGGCGTTCCTGGCCTCATCAAGCCCGAATTCGTGCGCCCGGGCCAGATCATCCTGGCGTTGTCCAATCCGGATCCTGAAATCTCGCCCCGCAAAGCCTTGCAGCATGGCGCAATCTTCGCGGCCGACGGTGGCAGCGTGAACAATGCACTCGGTTTTCCGGGCCTGTTCCGTGGCGCCCTCGATGCCTGCGCAACGCGTTTTACCGACGAGATGCTGTTTGCTGCAGCCCATACGCTGGCCAGCTTGGCTCCCGCCGATGCGCTGGTCCCCTATGTCCTGGATCCGGAGGTGCATGCCAAGGTTGCAGAGGCCGTCCGGGAGGCGGCGCTGGGACCAGCATCCCGGGGAACCATGCATCTCAGCATCTGA
- a CDS encoding DinB family protein: MLLQSLRLSAAYNQWVNARLYAVCADLDEADYRRDLGAFFKSIHGTLNHVLLTDRLWLSRIGVETPVSLPLNAELYADFVQLRTQRECTDEAIQAAVGALTARDLDRDVRYVSVMTGREMRMSLWAVWVHLFNHQTHHRGQLTALLSRLGMNYGDIDLVWMPGVARIGETVVPPGAGS; the protein is encoded by the coding sequence ATGCTGTTGCAGTCGCTGCGTCTGTCGGCCGCCTATAACCAGTGGGTGAACGCGCGCCTCTACGCGGTCTGCGCCGACCTCGATGAGGCAGATTATCGCCGTGACCTCGGGGCCTTTTTCAAATCCATCCATGGCACACTCAACCATGTGCTGTTGACCGATCGCCTGTGGCTGAGCCGCATAGGCGTTGAGACGCCGGTGTCCCTGCCGCTCAACGCCGAGCTGTATGCTGATTTTGTGCAGCTGCGTACCCAGCGGGAGTGCACTGACGAGGCGATCCAGGCAGCGGTCGGTGCACTCACGGCGCGGGATTTGGATCGGGATGTGCGCTATGTCAGCGTCATGACAGGCCGGGAGATGCGCATGTCGCTCTGGGCGGTCTGGGTGCACCTCTTTAACCATCAAACCCATCATCGTGGGCAGCTGACCGCACTGCTCAGCCGCTTGGGCATGAATTACGGCGATATCGATCTGGTCTGGATGCCGGGTGTGGCCCGGATCGGCGAGACCGTTGTGCCCCCGGGAGCCGGATCATGA
- a CDS encoding PhzF family phenazine biosynthesis protein has translation MSIAIFHVDAFADQPFAGNPAGVCLLDGLRAAGWMQSLAAELNLSDTAFLWLRPDRDWDLRWFTPRVEVALCGHATLACAHVLWHERNHETRPLRFHTASGLLTANLGTDAIHLDLPADSPIAVSPVPDVAAALGRSPAWLGRQRSGYLAVFDEAQQVRDLTPNFAALAALDADSVIVTAPSDRGDHDFVSRFFAPRNGVPEDPVTGSAHCALGVYWAERLGQSRLMGYQVSRRGGVVGVEVMGDRVRLSGRAVTVSAGVLYV, from the coding sequence ATGTCCATCGCGATCTTTCATGTGGATGCATTCGCAGACCAACCCTTCGCCGGCAATCCAGCCGGTGTCTGCCTGCTTGATGGGCTGCGCGCTGCTGGCTGGATGCAGTCGCTGGCCGCCGAACTGAATCTTTCGGATACGGCGTTTCTGTGGCTGCGACCGGATCGGGATTGGGATCTGCGCTGGTTCACACCGCGGGTCGAGGTGGCATTGTGCGGGCATGCCACTCTGGCCTGTGCTCATGTGTTGTGGCACGAGCGGAATCACGAGACGCGGCCGCTCCGATTTCATACCGCGAGTGGATTGCTGACCGCGAATCTGGGAACAGACGCCATCCATCTGGACTTGCCGGCCGATTCACCCATCGCCGTGTCGCCGGTTCCGGATGTTGCTGCAGCATTGGGCCGGTCCCCGGCATGGCTCGGTCGGCAGCGATCCGGTTATCTGGCGGTATTCGACGAGGCTCAGCAGGTGCGAGACCTGACGCCGAATTTTGCCGCGCTGGCAGCGCTGGATGCCGACAGCGTGATCGTGACCGCCCCGAGTGACCGTGGGGATCATGATTTCGTCTCCCGTTTTTTTGCGCCCCGAAATGGGGTTCCGGAGGATCCAGTCACCGGATCAGCCCATTGCGCCTTGGGCGTTTACTGGGCCGAACGTCTGGGCCAGAGCCGTTTGATGGGCTATCAGGTTTCCCGTCGCGGCGGGGTGGTCGGCGTTGAAGTCATGGGGGATCGGGTCAGGCTGTCGGGACGGGCCGTAACGGTTTCTGCGGGGGTGCTTTATGTCTGA
- a CDS encoding cupin domain-containing protein, whose translation MHPDQSPIAVEAAACLPRQRPSVYPAAVIARYASQLTGREKRPLGDVFGLSRFGINLTRLAPGAISALRHAHAVQDEFIYVLQGTPTLMTNAGETLLQPGMCAGFAAGSDDAHQLINRGDSDVVYLEVGDRTPGDRVSYPDDDLVAAWLDGQWCFAHKDGTPY comes from the coding sequence ATGCATCCCGATCAATCACCCATTGCCGTGGAGGCCGCCGCATGTTTGCCGCGCCAGCGTCCGTCGGTATACCCAGCCGCCGTGATTGCGCGCTACGCAAGCCAACTGACCGGCCGCGAAAAGCGTCCGCTCGGTGACGTGTTCGGCCTTTCCCGCTTTGGGATCAATCTCACTCGGCTGGCCCCGGGTGCGATCTCGGCACTGCGGCATGCGCACGCAGTCCAGGACGAGTTCATCTATGTGCTGCAAGGGACGCCGACCCTGATGACTAATGCCGGAGAAACGCTGCTGCAGCCAGGCATGTGCGCGGGCTTTGCAGCCGGTAGCGATGATGCTCACCAGCTCATCAATCGCGGCGATAGCGACGTGGTGTATCTGGAGGTGGGCGATCGCACGCCAGGAGATCGGGTCAGCTACCCGGACGATGATCTCGTCGCCGCATGGCTGGACGGTCAATGGTGCTTTGCCCACAAGGACGGTACGCCGTATTGA